The following coding sequences lie in one Prochlorococcus marinus XMU1419 genomic window:
- a CDS encoding DEAD/DEAH box helicase, with protein sequence MALKKDSKSHGSEQEKSQNEDASLLQLRNIENKKEIESEPLEVSKNDNENGFLDFGFNQSILNSLRNKGYKNPTPIQKAAIPELMLGRDLLGQAQTGTGKTAAFALPLIEKLTDSKELNAKVLVMTPTRELATQVAESFKSYSSESSNFKTVAIYGGTDYRNQISALKRKVDVVVGTPGRIMDHIRQGTFKIKYINCLVLDEADEMLNMGFLEDIEWIIDQLPENKQMVLFSATMPSEIKNIAKKYLNDPAEILIKSVKKETQLISQKFLYVQRHHKLDALKRILELNNEGVIIFVRTKLLTTSIAEALENSGHTVAVLNGDIPQNQRENTVDRLKKGFINILVATDVAARGLDVERIKLVVNYDFPFDKETYTHRIGRTGRAGRSGEAILFVNQREKHFLRNLENSTRTKIEEINIPSNKIINEKRMEKLIDNVNGSSLDKYENEENKALIIDVLDNLKEKYSMDDSNIAMAAINLVIGNKSFFVDEDDSWIHKQNNTDRNRSNRNINNRMRNSNRRNNYQNDSFETYKFNFGKFDGVRVANIISSICNSTNINGRSIGKIQIFNDYSLVDLPRDLHRETKNKLKKIKVRN encoded by the coding sequence AAAGATAGTAAATCTCATGGTAGTGAGCAGGAAAAATCTCAGAATGAAGATGCTTCCCTGCTTCAGTTAAGGAACATAGAGAATAAAAAAGAAATTGAATCTGAACCATTGGAAGTTTCAAAAAATGATAATGAGAATGGATTTCTAGATTTTGGTTTTAATCAATCAATCTTAAATTCGTTAAGAAATAAAGGATATAAAAATCCAACTCCCATCCAAAAAGCTGCAATTCCTGAACTAATGTTAGGCAGAGATTTACTAGGCCAAGCACAAACAGGAACAGGAAAGACTGCAGCTTTCGCATTGCCATTAATAGAAAAACTTACAGATAGTAAAGAATTAAATGCCAAAGTTTTAGTAATGACTCCTACAAGAGAATTAGCAACTCAAGTGGCAGAATCTTTTAAAAGTTATAGTTCTGAATCTAGTAATTTTAAGACGGTTGCAATATATGGAGGTACCGACTATCGAAATCAAATTTCTGCATTGAAAAGAAAGGTTGATGTTGTAGTTGGAACCCCAGGCCGAATAATGGATCATATAAGGCAGGGGACTTTTAAAATTAAATATATAAATTGTCTTGTTTTAGATGAAGCAGATGAAATGTTAAATATGGGTTTTCTTGAAGATATTGAATGGATAATAGATCAACTTCCGGAAAATAAGCAGATGGTATTGTTTTCAGCAACAATGCCTAGCGAGATAAAAAATATAGCAAAAAAATATCTAAATGATCCCGCCGAAATATTAATCAAAAGTGTCAAAAAAGAAACTCAATTAATTTCGCAAAAATTTCTTTATGTACAAAGGCATCATAAGTTAGATGCTTTAAAAAGAATATTAGAACTTAATAACGAGGGAGTGATTATTTTTGTGAGGACAAAACTACTTACTACTTCAATAGCTGAAGCTTTAGAGAATTCAGGTCATACTGTGGCAGTACTTAATGGAGATATACCTCAAAATCAAAGAGAAAATACTGTAGATAGATTAAAAAAAGGATTTATTAATATCCTTGTTGCAACTGATGTGGCAGCTAGAGGATTAGATGTTGAGAGGATAAAACTTGTTGTAAATTACGATTTTCCTTTTGACAAGGAAACATATACTCATAGAATTGGAAGAACTGGAAGGGCAGGTAGATCAGGAGAAGCAATTTTATTTGTTAATCAAAGAGAAAAACATTTTCTAAGAAACTTAGAAAACTCAACAAGAACTAAGATTGAAGAAATTAATATACCAAGTAATAAAATAATAAATGAGAAAAGGATGGAGAAACTTATAGATAATGTTAATGGGAGTTCTTTAGATAAATATGAAAATGAAGAAAATAAAGCTTTGATTATTGATGTACTAGACAATTTAAAAGAAAAATACTCTATGGATGACTCAAATATTGCAATGGCGGCGATTAATTTAGTAATAGGTAATAAATCATTTTTTGTTGATGAAGATGATTCTTGGATTCATAAACAAAATAATACTGATCGAAATAGATCAAATAGAAATATTAATAATCGTATGAGAAATTCAAATAGAAGAAATAATTATCAAAATGATTCTTTTGAAACCTACAAATTTAACTTTGGTAAATTTGATGGTGTTAGAGTTGCAAATATTATATCTTCAATCTGCAATTCAACTAATATAAATGGCAGATCAATAGGTAAGATACAGATTTTTAATGATTACAGTTTGGTAGATTTACCCAGAGATCTGCATAGAGAAACTAAAAATAAATTAAAAAAAATTAAAGTCAGAAACTAG